One cyanobiont of Ornithocercus magnificus DNA segment encodes these proteins:
- a CDS encoding bifunctional cobalt-precorrin-7 (C(5))-methyltransferase/cobalt-precorrin-6B (C(15))-methyltransferase encodes MCRNDVAWGRSPETWIDVIGCDAAGVDSLSSHHQELLRHAEAIAAPERLLSTLKQWLSHPYPDLVASDQPAELISWLKQRSQQQRVVLASGDPLWYGIGRCLLEAFHPDQLRFHPAPSSLQLAFARLGRSWQDASWVSIHGRDPAALATLLQQRPAALAVLTDPSGGGAADVHSALHSSGLAAAYAFWICENLGHPQERVRCLSTTDLPPNNLHPLHLVVLVARDPELPDPTTLPLFGLNDGLYRQHPDRPGLMTKREVRVQLLADLALPPQGILWDLGAGTGSVGLEALRLRPKLTLVAVEHRSGGGAVIQDNAKRLGVWPVTVIEQDILTVLQSGALSAKVARPNRVILGGGGKQRSAILKKVLANLAPGGVVVVPLATLEALAELRFLLEQAGLQVNISQQQNWRGIPLAEGTRLAPTNPVLILRGCRM; translated from the coding sequence GTGTGCCGGAATGATGTGGCATGGGGTAGAAGCCCCGAGACTTGGATTGACGTAATAGGCTGTGATGCTGCTGGTGTCGACAGCCTCAGCTCCCACCATCAAGAACTCTTACGACATGCTGAGGCGATCGCAGCTCCAGAGCGTCTGTTATCAACATTAAAACAATGGTTATCCCACCCTTACCCAGACTTAGTTGCCAGCGACCAGCCTGCAGAGCTGATTAGCTGGCTAAAACAGCGGTCACAACAGCAGCGTGTGGTTCTTGCTAGCGGCGACCCGCTCTGGTACGGCATTGGTCGCTGCCTGCTAGAAGCTTTCCACCCCGATCAGCTTCGCTTCCACCCTGCACCCAGCTCACTACAACTCGCTTTTGCTCGCTTGGGTCGTTCTTGGCAAGATGCTAGCTGGGTTAGCATACACGGACGTGATCCTGCTGCGTTAGCAACGCTACTGCAGCAGCGACCGGCTGCGCTAGCTGTACTCACAGACCCTAGTGGTGGGGGTGCAGCAGATGTCCATAGCGCATTACACAGCAGCGGACTTGCGGCAGCCTACGCATTCTGGATCTGTGAGAATCTAGGGCATCCACAAGAACGGGTAAGGTGCCTTAGCACAACAGACTTACCGCCAAATAACCTACATCCTTTGCACTTAGTAGTGCTTGTAGCACGAGACCCAGAGTTGCCAGACCCAACCACTCTACCTCTGTTTGGTCTTAACGATGGCCTCTACCGACAGCACCCAGATCGGCCCGGTCTGATGACCAAGCGGGAGGTACGTGTTCAGCTTCTTGCTGACCTAGCATTACCGCCGCAGGGCATACTCTGGGACCTTGGAGCTGGCACTGGTAGTGTAGGGCTTGAGGCTTTACGGTTGAGACCAAAGCTGACATTGGTAGCGGTGGAGCATCGCAGTGGCGGCGGCGCTGTGATACAAGATAATGCTAAACGTCTTGGGGTTTGGCCAGTTACCGTAATTGAACAGGATATATTAACTGTTCTGCAAAGTGGAGCACTGAGTGCTAAAGTAGCTAGACCAAACAGAGTTATATTAGGTGGTGGTGGAAAACAGCGCTCTGCTATCTTAAAAAAAGTTCTGGCAAACTTAGCGCCAGGAGGTGTGGTGGTAGTGCCTTTAGCTACGCTCGAAGCCTTAGCAGAGTTGCGCTTTCTCCTAGAGCAAGCTGGTCTACAAGTTAATATTAGCCAGCAACAGAACTGGAGAGGTATACCTCTAGCCGAGGGTACCCGCCTTGCACCAACAAATCCAGTGTTAATTCTCAGGGGCTGTAGGATGTGA
- a CDS encoding NAD(+) kinase, protein MRSVPRVGLIVNDGKDLAVRTAATIQERLTAAGHDVVCASSSGGMVGFASPSPDQHLRSLGYSACVPEGFDAEMALAIVLGGDGTVLSAARQTAPLQVPILTINTGHLGFLAEAYLSDLDRALEQVLAQEWTIEERCSLVVSAMRGDQRRWEALSLNEMALHREPLTSMCHFEIAIGRHAPVDISADGVILSTPTGSTAYALSAGGPVITPDCPVLQLTPIAPHSLASRALVFSDQEPVTVFPATPERLMMVVDGSAGCYVWPEDRVLIRRSDHPVRFVRLTDHEFFQVLRNKLGWGLPHVAKPERF, encoded by the coding sequence ATGCGATCAGTGCCCCGTGTCGGACTGATTGTCAATGACGGCAAGGATCTGGCTGTGCGCACAGCAGCCACGATCCAGGAACGGCTCACGGCTGCAGGTCATGACGTGGTTTGTGCCAGCAGCTCTGGCGGAATGGTTGGGTTCGCAAGCCCCTCCCCTGATCAGCATCTGCGCTCGCTCGGCTACAGCGCATGTGTGCCTGAAGGCTTTGATGCCGAGATGGCTCTTGCCATTGTTCTTGGAGGTGATGGCACCGTGCTATCCGCTGCCCGCCAAACGGCTCCGCTGCAGGTCCCTATCCTGACAATTAACACTGGCCATCTAGGCTTCCTGGCTGAAGCCTATCTCTCAGATCTAGATCGGGCATTAGAACAGGTCCTCGCTCAAGAATGGACAATTGAAGAGCGCTGTAGTCTTGTGGTTAGTGCTATGCGTGGTGATCAACGTCGTTGGGAAGCCCTCTCTCTCAATGAGATGGCACTGCACCGCGAACCACTTACAAGCATGTGCCACTTTGAGATAGCCATTGGCCGCCACGCCCCAGTAGATATCTCTGCTGATGGTGTTATCCTCTCAACACCTACAGGATCAACTGCTTATGCACTCAGTGCTGGTGGGCCCGTGATCACACCAGATTGCCCTGTACTGCAGTTGACGCCAATTGCTCCTCATTCACTGGCCTCGCGTGCGCTTGTCTTCAGTGACCAGGAGCCTGTTACTGTTTTCCCGGCTACGCCCGAGCGGCTAATGATGGTAGTTGATGGCAGCGCAGGTTGTTATGTCTGGCCAGAAGACCGTGTCTTAATCCGGCGCAGCGATCATCCAGTTCGCTTTGTGCGGCTCACCGATCATGAGTTTTTCCAGGTACTTCGTAACAAGCTTGGCTGGGGTCTGCCCCATGTTGCTAAGCCTGAGCGCTTTTAG
- a CDS encoding phenylalanine--tRNA ligase subunit alpha gives MLEAEAVQQIAKAGQVEELEALRVRLLGKKGKISRVLGAMAKLSSHERPLIGQRANILKVQVQQKLRERLEVVKAIKMAECLASETLDVTAPPSGIPVGHRHPLVTTTEEILDLFVGLGYGIVDGPEIESDYYNFTALNIPSDHPARDMQDTFYLPNGQLLRTHTSPVQIRHLEQNPPPVRIVAPGRVYRRDAIDTTHSPVFHQVEVLAIDEEINFSHLRGTVMAFLRAFFGNLPVRFRASYFPFTEPSAEVDVQWQGRWLEVMGCGMVDPAVLEGLGLDPCRWSGFAAGLGIERFCMVRHGIDDIRRLFTSDLRFLEQF, from the coding sequence ATGCTTGAAGCTGAGGCAGTGCAGCAGATTGCCAAAGCAGGACAAGTTGAGGAACTTGAAGCACTGCGAGTAAGACTCCTAGGCAAGAAGGGAAAGATCTCTAGAGTGCTTGGGGCAATGGCTAAGCTTTCTAGCCATGAGCGCCCGCTAATCGGGCAGCGTGCCAATATACTCAAGGTTCAGGTGCAGCAAAAGCTTAGAGAACGATTAGAGGTAGTAAAGGCTATTAAGATGGCTGAATGCTTAGCCTCTGAGACTCTTGATGTCACAGCACCGCCATCAGGTATTCCCGTAGGGCATCGTCATCCCCTAGTAACCACTACCGAAGAAATCTTAGACTTGTTTGTCGGCTTAGGCTATGGAATAGTTGATGGTCCTGAGATTGAGAGCGATTACTATAATTTCACTGCTCTAAATATTCCTAGCGACCACCCTGCTCGAGATATGCAAGACACATTTTACTTGCCTAATGGGCAATTACTACGCACTCACACCTCACCAGTGCAAATCCGTCATCTTGAGCAAAACCCTCCGCCAGTACGGATAGTGGCGCCAGGTCGCGTCTATCGCCGAGATGCTATTGACACAACTCATTCACCAGTTTTCCATCAGGTAGAGGTACTAGCTATTGACGAGGAAATAAACTTTAGCCACCTACGCGGTACCGTGATGGCTTTTCTCCGTGCTTTCTTCGGTAACCTACCTGTACGCTTTCGCGCTAGTTATTTTCCTTTTACAGAACCTTCAGCCGAAGTAGACGTGCAATGGCAAGGACGCTGGCTTGAGGTAATGGGCTGTGGTATGGTTGACCCGGCCGTATTAGAAGGTTTAGGTCTAGACCCATGTCGTTGGAGTGGTTTTGCTGCTGGACTTGGCATTGAGCGCTTTTGCATGGTACGACATGGTATTGACGATATCCGTCGTCTATTCACCAGCGACCTGCGTTTTCTAGAGCAATTTTAA
- a CDS encoding 5'/3'-nucleotidase SurE produces MTPLRILISNDDGIFAKGIRTLAATAVFRGHQVAVVCPDQERSATGHSLTLHTPIRAERADELYESGIMAWACNGTPADCVKLALFELLPELPNLVLSGINHGPNLGTDIFCSGTVAAAMEATLAGLPALAISSACFHWAEFSDAAELAMDVAEAALANQWPTNLLLNLNVPPCRSSAMGSLCWTKLAIRHYEKQFSCRSDPRGRPYYWLAGKVVDDHLRAGEGPQDWPTDVAQISASAPSLTPIQPDLFWRGSLTALPNLFLGERPEICANDKI; encoded by the coding sequence ATGACACCGCTGCGGATTCTGATCAGCAATGATGATGGTATTTTTGCCAAGGGTATCCGCACGCTGGCAGCCACAGCTGTGTTTCGCGGTCATCAGGTGGCAGTAGTTTGCCCAGACCAAGAAAGATCTGCTACCGGCCACAGCCTCACCCTACATACTCCGATTCGGGCTGAACGGGCAGATGAACTATACGAGTCAGGGATTATGGCATGGGCTTGCAACGGTACTCCAGCCGACTGTGTTAAATTGGCCCTGTTTGAGCTGCTGCCAGAGTTGCCAAACTTGGTCCTTTCAGGAATCAACCATGGTCCAAACCTGGGAACAGATATTTTCTGCTCTGGCACAGTTGCTGCAGCTATGGAGGCCACCCTTGCAGGTCTCCCAGCTTTAGCCATAAGCAGTGCCTGCTTTCACTGGGCTGAATTCAGTGATGCTGCTGAGTTAGCTATGGATGTGGCAGAAGCTGCTCTAGCTAATCAATGGCCAACTAACCTTCTCTTAAACCTAAATGTTCCTCCATGTCGCAGTAGTGCTATGGGTTCACTGTGTTGGACAAAGCTTGCAATTCGTCATTATGAGAAGCAATTTAGCTGTCGGTCAGATCCAAGAGGCCGCCCTTATTACTGGCTTGCTGGCAAAGTCGTTGATGACCACCTTAGAGCTGGAGAAGGCCCACAAGACTGGCCAACAGATGTAGCGCAGATAAGTGCCAGTGCCCCCTCACTGACACCAATCCAACCGGATCTATTCTGGCGTGGTAGCCTAACTGCTCTACCTAATCTATTCCTAGGTGAGCGCCCTGAAATCTGTGCCAACGACAAGATTTGA
- a CDS encoding bifunctional riboflavin kinase/FAD synthetase: MISLCPPKQARTPTSLALGSFDGLHSGHRRVIAEAVKQAPGLPTVVSFWPHPREVLYNEPRMRLDLPGEKLALLDSLGVDQLVMVPFDYRLAALTAAEFFDQILHSTLQARRIVVGANFRFGRGREGSSETLCELGRRMGIEVKVVPIQEVSGDRISSSRIREALHRAQLARAAKLLGRSYCFSGRVVRGRGLGREIGWPTANLLVDGRKFLPALGVYAAWAKLTSPDSPRYDAVMNLGSQPTVDPASPSAVEVHLLDRELTLDGRELMVEPVLRIRSQQRFASLEELSARISYDAELARRYLARTTTPQDSVNSGIGISQTPYDEGANTA; encoded by the coding sequence TTGATCTCTCTTTGTCCTCCTAAGCAGGCCCGCACGCCAACCTCTCTAGCACTGGGCAGCTTTGACGGCCTCCATTCGGGACACCGACGAGTAATTGCAGAGGCTGTCAAGCAGGCACCCGGATTGCCTACTGTTGTGAGCTTTTGGCCCCACCCGCGCGAGGTACTATACAATGAACCGCGGATGCGACTGGATCTACCTGGTGAAAAGTTAGCGCTTTTGGACTCGCTGGGTGTTGACCAGTTGGTAATGGTGCCTTTTGACTATCGTCTAGCAGCGCTGACGGCTGCAGAGTTCTTCGATCAGATCTTACACAGCACATTGCAGGCGCGTCGTATTGTAGTAGGTGCAAACTTCCGCTTCGGACGTGGGCGCGAAGGTAGTAGCGAGACCTTGTGTGAATTAGGACGCCGCATGGGTATTGAGGTGAAGGTAGTGCCAATCCAAGAGGTAAGTGGTGATCGCATAAGTAGCAGCCGTATCCGTGAAGCTCTACATAGAGCGCAGCTGGCCCGGGCAGCCAAGCTCCTTGGTCGCTCGTATTGCTTCAGTGGCCGCGTGGTGCGTGGGCGGGGTCTAGGACGAGAGATTGGTTGGCCAACAGCGAACCTCTTAGTGGATGGTCGAAAATTCTTGCCAGCTCTAGGGGTTTATGCAGCCTGGGCGAAGCTGACTTCACCAGACAGCCCCCGCTATGACGCTGTAATGAACCTAGGATCCCAGCCTACGGTCGATCCTGCATCACCTTCTGCAGTAGAAGTACACCTGCTAGACCGCGAACTCACACTAGACGGACGTGAATTGATGGTAGAGCCGGTGCTGCGAATTCGTAGTCAGCAGCGGTTTGCCTCACTAGAAGAACTCAGCGCTAGGATTAGCTATGATGCAGAACTGGCTCGCCGCTATTTGGCCAGGACCACAACACCACAAGATTCAGTTAATAGTGGGATAGGCATTAGTCAAACCCCATACGATGAAGGCGCTAATACCGCCTAG
- a CDS encoding thiamine phosphate synthase, giving the protein MPRDSRPELFSPEEHVERLIDANLDRAREGLRVVEDWCRFGLNRKDLVVTIKGWRQWLGHCHRDCYKLARCAATDCGTGLTHQAQRQRAAPAAIVAANAGRVQEALRVLEEFGRYRDIELATTATTIRYRLYDLEREVLVAGTAKERQRRLAACQLCLITSPRPDLLSMVEAALTAGVQLVQFRPKYRDAVDSCDRKSLELAKELAERCRSTGALFVVNDRVDIALATDADGVHLGQDDLPIAVARQLLGVERLVGRSTHSLPQIYEAEQEGCNYLGVGPVYCTKSKPERSVAGLSFVREAAAATSLPWFAIGGISPERIPELKSAGAQRIAVIGVVAASPDARSVVRSLLKALA; this is encoded by the coding sequence GTGCCACGGGATTCACGGCCAGAGCTGTTTTCGCCCGAAGAACACGTAGAGCGTTTGATTGACGCTAATCTTGATCGTGCCCGGGAAGGCCTACGAGTAGTTGAGGATTGGTGTCGATTTGGGCTAAACCGCAAGGACTTGGTAGTTACGATTAAAGGCTGGCGTCAGTGGCTAGGACACTGTCACCGTGACTGCTACAAGCTAGCTCGCTGTGCCGCTACCGATTGTGGTACTGGTCTCACCCACCAAGCTCAGAGACAGCGCGCAGCACCTGCAGCAATCGTAGCTGCTAACGCCGGCCGGGTACAAGAAGCCCTACGTGTGCTTGAGGAATTCGGTCGCTATAGAGATATAGAGCTAGCCACGACTGCTACAACGATTCGGTATAGACTCTATGACCTTGAAAGGGAGGTTTTAGTTGCTGGTACCGCTAAGGAGCGTCAGCGGCGACTAGCAGCATGCCAGCTTTGCTTAATTACATCCCCACGACCAGATTTGCTATCCATGGTGGAAGCGGCGCTCACGGCTGGTGTACAGCTGGTACAGTTTCGCCCAAAATATAGAGATGCGGTAGACAGCTGCGATCGCAAAAGTCTAGAATTGGCCAAGGAACTGGCAGAACGATGTCGCAGTACTGGAGCTCTGTTTGTCGTCAACGATCGTGTTGACATTGCATTAGCTACAGACGCTGACGGCGTTCACTTAGGCCAGGACGATTTACCGATCGCTGTTGCACGACAGCTATTAGGAGTAGAGCGATTGGTGGGTCGAAGTACCCACTCACTACCACAGATCTATGAGGCAGAGCAAGAAGGATGCAACTACCTTGGAGTAGGGCCAGTTTATTGCACTAAATCTAAACCAGAACGGAGCGTTGCCGGCTTATCCTTTGTTCGTGAGGCAGCAGCAGCTACCTCACTTCCTTGGTTTGCTATTGGTGGAATCAGCCCTGAGCGGATCCCAGAGCTAAAATCTGCAGGGGCGCAGCGTATTGCAGTAATCGGAGTGGTTGCAGCATCACCAGACGCAAGGAGCGTCGTCAGGTCTTTGCTCAAGGCTTTAGCATGA
- a CDS encoding thiamine biosynthesis protein ThiS — MKLIVNGETRALDALPKTSTLEAVIRQLGHHPSLVVVEYNGTIITSAHWADQTVQDGDNLEIVTIVGGGS, encoded by the coding sequence ATGAAATTAATTGTAAATGGCGAGACCAGAGCGCTTGATGCTCTACCAAAAACGTCAACCCTAGAGGCAGTCATCCGACAGCTTGGACATCACCCCAGCCTAGTAGTCGTTGAGTACAATGGCACCATCATCACGTCAGCACACTGGGCGGATCAGACAGTTCAAGATGGCGACAATCTAGAGATCGTCACCATCGTGGGTGGGGGTTCTTAG
- a CDS encoding circadian phase modifier CpmA encodes MSPEVRLDLARRQRLGMVEAVWGEHKSAEQIIMILRRFAEADELALVTRVQPDKAAHVIDVLPLVKYHPLSRCLTFGPLPNPTGAAAVMILSGGTSDRPIAEEAALALRCHNVSTVCVLDVGVAGLHRLLEQLPHLRTADLLIACAGMEGTLPTVLAGLVPQPVIGVPVSIGYGISAGGHVALNSMLASCAPGLAVVNIDNGYGAGMAALRILKCRDNKRDT; translated from the coding sequence ATGAGTCCTGAGGTTCGCCTGGATTTAGCTCGGAGACAGCGTCTCGGCATGGTAGAAGCTGTCTGGGGCGAGCACAAGTCTGCTGAGCAAATCATTATGATCTTGCGTCGCTTTGCCGAGGCAGATGAACTTGCACTTGTAACTCGCGTGCAGCCAGACAAAGCTGCACACGTCATAGATGTGTTGCCCCTGGTGAAATATCATCCTCTATCACGTTGTCTGACTTTTGGCCCATTGCCAAATCCTACAGGTGCAGCAGCAGTGATGATACTTAGTGGTGGCACTAGCGACCGGCCTATTGCAGAAGAAGCTGCTCTAGCTCTTCGGTGCCACAATGTCTCAACTGTGTGTGTGCTAGATGTTGGTGTGGCCGGCTTACATCGTCTCCTTGAGCAGTTACCTCATCTGCGCACAGCTGATCTCTTAATAGCCTGTGCTGGTATGGAGGGTACACTGCCAACAGTATTAGCAGGTCTTGTACCTCAACCAGTAATCGGGGTACCTGTATCTATAGGTTACGGCATTAGTGCCGGCGGACATGTTGCGCTCAACAGCATGCTCGCCAGCTGTGCACCAGGACTGGCTGTAGTCAACATTGATAATGGTTATGGTGCTGGGATGGCTGCGCTGCGCATTCTTAAATGCCGAGACAATAAACGAGATACATAG
- a CDS encoding TIGR03792 family protein, whose protein sequence is MSAHGQQSLLVSFTALLAVWLMLSDPSTCLAASFTNLGAGYEGIVVECLRLKVTAQTRETWLEAERGSWEPWLAKQKGFLSRDLLWDPKLEEGTLLIYWVNRDAWKSISVKEVEAVQIRFEKLARQATGQQLGNPFPLLYEGELLPLS, encoded by the coding sequence ATGAGTGCGCACGGACAGCAGTCACTGCTTGTATCCTTCACTGCACTTCTTGCTGTATGGCTGATGTTGAGCGACCCTTCTACTTGCCTCGCAGCCTCCTTCACCAATCTTGGCGCAGGCTATGAAGGCATAGTCGTAGAGTGCTTAAGGTTGAAAGTAACAGCCCAAACCCGCGAGACTTGGCTAGAGGCGGAGCGAGGAAGCTGGGAACCCTGGCTCGCTAAGCAAAAGGGCTTCTTGAGCCGTGACCTACTCTGGGATCCTAAATTGGAAGAAGGTACGTTGCTAATCTACTGGGTTAACCGCGACGCTTGGAAAAGTATCTCAGTCAAAGAGGTTGAGGCTGTACAGATTCGCTTCGAGAAACTTGCCCGTCAGGCCACAGGCCAACAGCTGGGAAATCCATTTCCGCTGCTGTACGAAGGTGAGCTGCTACCGCTGTCATGA
- a CDS encoding tRNA (guanosine(37)-N1)-methyltransferase TrmD — protein MVPYRLDVVSLVPQAFAPLLEIRKGVIGRAFANGIAKLYAHDLRNYATGRYRKVDDEPYGGGAGMVLKPEPVYAAVESIPRYSRRRVLLMTPQGCLLQQQDLCRWANETEQLVLICGQYEGFDERIRALVDEEISVGDFVLTGGELPAMTVINGVVRLLPGTVGTITSLKEESHIDLLLEHPHYTRPATFRGQEVPMVLRSGNHNAIALWRQRQRELRTQQRRPDLHERWLVASSSGATQAMNMQKDSQTMSLRIGNGYDIHRLVPGRPLILGGVQLEHPDRLGLDGHSDADVLVHAVIDALLGALSLGDIGCHFPPDDRRWQGADSLLLLEWVVELVHNRGWQIINVDSIVIAERPKLKPYINSMRANIAAHLDIDPDALGIKATTNERLGPEGREEGISSQAVVLLQSL, from the coding sequence ATGGTTCCTTATCGGTTAGATGTAGTAAGCTTAGTGCCTCAGGCTTTTGCGCCACTTCTTGAGATTAGGAAGGGAGTTATTGGCCGAGCTTTTGCAAATGGTATTGCTAAGCTCTACGCGCATGATCTACGTAATTATGCGACGGGACGTTACCGCAAAGTAGATGACGAGCCTTATGGTGGCGGCGCTGGTATGGTGCTTAAGCCAGAACCAGTTTACGCCGCTGTTGAATCTATCCCACGTTATTCCCGGCGGCGAGTACTGCTTATGACTCCACAGGGGTGTTTACTCCAGCAGCAAGACCTGTGTCGTTGGGCTAATGAAACAGAGCAACTAGTGTTGATTTGTGGACAGTATGAGGGTTTTGATGAGCGGATTCGTGCTTTGGTGGATGAGGAGATCTCTGTCGGGGATTTTGTTCTCACAGGTGGTGAGCTACCAGCTATGACCGTAATCAACGGAGTTGTGCGCTTGCTTCCGGGTACAGTTGGCACAATCACCTCTCTCAAGGAAGAAAGCCACATCGATTTGCTGCTCGAGCATCCTCATTACACGCGTCCTGCTACGTTTCGCGGCCAGGAGGTACCAATGGTTCTTCGCAGTGGCAACCATAATGCTATAGCCCTCTGGCGTCAGCGTCAGCGCGAACTCAGAACTCAACAACGCCGCCCAGACTTACATGAACGTTGGCTTGTTGCTAGCAGCTCAGGAGCGACTCAGGCAATGAATATGCAGAAGGACTCTCAAACCATGTCGCTTCGCATTGGCAACGGCTATGACATCCACCGTTTAGTGCCAGGACGGCCACTAATTCTAGGTGGTGTTCAGCTTGAACATCCTGACAGACTAGGCCTTGATGGACATAGCGATGCTGATGTGCTTGTGCATGCAGTGATAGATGCACTCCTAGGTGCCCTGTCTCTCGGCGATATCGGTTGTCATTTCCCGCCTGATGACCGTCGTTGGCAGGGAGCTGACAGTTTGCTGCTGCTAGAATGGGTTGTTGAGCTAGTACACAACCGTGGCTGGCAGATCATTAACGTTGACTCTATTGTGATAGCAGAGCGCCCTAAACTGAAGCCTTATATAAACAGTATGCGTGCAAACATTGCTGCACATCTTGATATTGATCCAGATGCACTAGGTATTAAGGCTACCACTAACGAGAGGCTCGGCCCTGAGGGTCGTGAGGAAGGCATTAGCAGCCAAGCTGTAGTACTACTGCAATCGCTTTGA
- a CDS encoding phycobiliprotein lyase: MKMNKTSSPITSFPPKDLAGFLDLCAGSWMSLRSHFELGNGDTGWHRSQHDYIDVKRIAESAERCLGGMTLKPPKGLEQELYLLADGHFNLKGAQQASGVWNFRSGNLELSICRNDGGLLTEWIYFAKPNLRLRSTMATAASGLPERASFASEIRRISRTDL, from the coding sequence ATGAAAATGAATAAGACTTCGTCTCCAATCACGTCTTTCCCTCCCAAAGATCTAGCTGGTTTTCTCGACCTCTGCGCTGGCTCCTGGATGAGTTTGCGCAGCCACTTTGAACTAGGGAACGGCGACACTGGATGGCATCGTAGCCAACATGATTATATCGATGTCAAGCGCATTGCAGAGTCTGCCGAGCGGTGTCTTGGTGGAATGACCTTAAAGCCACCCAAGGGACTAGAGCAAGAATTATACCTTCTCGCCGACGGGCATTTCAACCTAAAGGGTGCACAACAAGCGAGCGGAGTGTGGAACTTTAGATCTGGCAACCTTGAGTTGAGTATTTGCCGGAATGATGGAGGACTTTTGACAGAGTGGATTTACTTCGCCAAGCCTAACCTGCGTTTGCGCAGCACCATGGCTACTGCGGCATCTGGTCTTCCAGAGCGAGCCAGCTTCGCATCTGAAATCCGCCGAATCTCGCGAACTGATCTTTAA
- a CDS encoding GTPase Era, producing MSIDDEHRSGFVALAGRSNVGKSTLVNQLAGKKVAITSPVAQTTRNRLRAILTTPSSQIVLIDTPGIHKPHHLLGERLVQSTRSAISEVDLVLLLFDGSTAPGRGDVFMVNLLRCQPLPILATINKWDCLNAESARTSLMAYRELLNGLDWPLLRCSALKGDGCEELLTVISSCLPRGPQLYPPEMVSDQPERLLLAEIIREQVLLHTRDEVPHSVAVNVDRIENVQRDHKHLSYTAMLATVFVECQSQKRILIGKDGTMLRTIGRGARLQIQNLINSSVYLELFVKVAPDWRSKPARLKELGY from the coding sequence ATGTCAATAGATGACGAGCACCGGTCTGGATTTGTTGCCTTGGCAGGACGATCTAATGTTGGTAAGTCAACTCTGGTTAACCAGCTAGCAGGCAAGAAAGTAGCAATTACCTCGCCCGTAGCGCAGACCACGCGCAATCGCCTACGAGCTATCCTGACAACACCATCATCTCAAATTGTCCTAATAGACACGCCCGGCATCCACAAGCCACACCACCTCTTAGGAGAGCGCTTGGTACAGAGCACTCGCTCAGCAATTAGTGAGGTTGATCTAGTCCTACTTTTGTTTGACGGGTCTACTGCACCTGGTCGTGGTGATGTTTTTATGGTTAACTTACTACGCTGCCAGCCACTGCCAATCTTAGCAACAATCAATAAATGGGATTGTTTGAATGCTGAGTCAGCTAGAACAAGTCTGATGGCATATCGCGAGTTACTTAACGGCTTAGATTGGCCCCTGCTGCGCTGTAGTGCGTTGAAGGGTGACGGCTGCGAAGAGCTGTTGACTGTAATTAGTAGCTGTTTACCAAGAGGGCCACAGCTGTACCCGCCGGAAATGGTTTCTGATCAGCCTGAGCGGCTACTACTAGCAGAGATAATACGCGAACAAGTGCTTTTGCACACACGCGACGAAGTGCCCCACAGTGTGGCTGTAAACGTCGATCGAATTGAGAATGTTCAGAGGGACCATAAGCATCTTAGCTACACTGCTATGCTTGCTACTGTCTTTGTAGAATGCCAGAGTCAGAAGAGAATCCTCATTGGCAAGGACGGTACAATGTTGCGCACCATTGGCAGGGGGGCACGTCTACAGATACAGAATTTGATCAATAGCTCAGTCTACTTGGAACTGTTCGTAAAAGTTGCCCCTGACTGGCGCAGCAAACCTGCTCGACTAAAGGAACTTGGCTACTAG